Proteins from one Amycolatopsis benzoatilytica AK 16/65 genomic window:
- a CDS encoding response regulator transcription factor, with product MTRVLIVEDEESFADPLAFLLRKEGFTAAVAVTGQQALEEFDRNGADIVLLDLMLPGMSGTDVCKQLRQRSAVPVIMVTARDSEIDKVVGLELGADDYVTKPYSARELIARVRAVLRRGGEPGTDGELAPLVLSAGPVRMDVERHVVTVDGAEVSLPLKEFDLLEYLLRNVGRVLTRGQLIDRVWGADYVGDTKTLDVHVKRLRSKIEPDPGSPRHLVTVRGLGYKFET from the coding sequence GTGACGAGGGTTCTCATTGTCGAGGACGAAGAGTCCTTCGCCGACCCGCTCGCCTTCCTGCTGCGCAAGGAGGGCTTCACCGCGGCGGTGGCCGTCACCGGCCAGCAGGCGCTCGAGGAATTCGACCGCAACGGAGCGGACATCGTGCTGCTCGACCTGATGCTGCCCGGGATGAGCGGCACCGACGTCTGCAAGCAGCTGCGCCAGCGGTCCGCGGTGCCGGTCATCATGGTGACCGCGCGCGACAGCGAGATCGACAAGGTGGTCGGCCTCGAACTCGGCGCCGACGACTACGTGACCAAGCCGTACTCGGCACGCGAGCTGATCGCCCGCGTGCGGGCGGTCCTGCGCCGCGGCGGCGAGCCGGGCACGGACGGCGAGCTGGCCCCGCTGGTGCTCTCGGCCGGCCCGGTGCGGATGGACGTCGAACGGCACGTGGTGACCGTGGACGGCGCCGAGGTCTCGCTGCCGCTCAAGGAGTTCGACTTGCTCGAATACCTGCTGCGCAACGTCGGCCGGGTGCTGACCCGCGGCCAGCTGATCGACCGGGTGTGGGGCGCGGACTACGTCGGTGACACCAAGACGCTGGACGTCCACGTGAAGAGGCTCCGTTCCAAGATCGAACCGGACCCGGGCTCGCCGCGGCACCTGGTGACGGTGCGCGGGCTCGGCTACAAGTTCGAGACGTGA
- a CDS encoding endoribonuclease L-PSP, whose product MYFVEWSPEKMGEFVEGVQRAEKALGVRVQAPLTGIGVAFLAEPDLLVEVEATAVLD is encoded by the coding sequence GTGTACTTCGTGGAGTGGTCGCCGGAGAAGATGGGCGAGTTCGTCGAGGGCGTGCAGCGGGCGGAGAAGGCGCTGGGCGTGCGCGTGCAAGCTCCGTTGACCGGCATCGGCGTCGCGTTCCTGGCCGAGCCGGACCTGCTGGTGGAGGTCGAAGCCACCGCCGTGCTGGACTGA
- a CDS encoding DUF3558 family protein, translating into MPQYGQQPHQPFGQQQPSAPPQWGQQQWGPPQPPPRKKKLWLWLVPLLVIVVAAGITVPLLLSSSSNGDSASDGGMPAETHTPMPKGRAAAAVTAALRAIDPCALTDVAVARQRGKPDATTIALGPHACFLVASSDYSPGDPGVKVKVGSDSDQLQRYFGAPVTVAGAKAYQYATATNHPSCRLAFPVSFDLTVEFSYELTGGDGDVCPIVRQYAEAAVAKLRNPAAIAPASRPYSAWDGCTLLATALPGDEAKKYRYQPSGSKDPLAGCETYASEAEKVGPKIELFYDTPAELTGQTRSIAGKTVGLTTLGDHCRAEWDAGASGNQNKWFSDVTVQVENSSCDAAATLAEHVMGLATGKPGQTSPATELLYGPNDNDTGARGACADLGVTGGMPDCEPYQKVTLASSPQQIMTDAGHNRNVQCAVFNDAVVALYGKEFVPVTWGSHCFFVDPKHDVMIQVNVDPVNVPGDYGQGSPERRETTIAGKAALTYTDEKKTQYDIYLSPTNDLRARGNLHFQVKGEGGRGKDTPDAYNILPQDAFGKAEKAMTQTVQKYFP; encoded by the coding sequence ATGCCTCAGTACGGGCAGCAGCCGCATCAGCCATTCGGACAACAGCAGCCGTCCGCGCCACCGCAATGGGGACAACAGCAGTGGGGACCGCCGCAACCACCGCCCCGGAAGAAGAAGCTGTGGCTGTGGCTGGTCCCGCTGCTCGTAATCGTCGTCGCGGCGGGGATCACGGTGCCATTGCTGCTCAGCAGTTCGTCGAACGGTGACTCGGCGTCGGACGGCGGCATGCCGGCGGAAACGCACACCCCGATGCCGAAGGGCCGCGCCGCGGCCGCGGTCACTGCCGCATTGCGTGCCATCGATCCGTGCGCGCTCACCGATGTGGCGGTGGCACGGCAGCGCGGCAAGCCCGACGCGACGACGATCGCGCTAGGGCCGCACGCCTGCTTTCTGGTCGCGTCGTCGGACTACTCGCCGGGCGACCCCGGGGTAAAGGTGAAGGTCGGCAGCGACTCCGATCAGTTGCAGCGGTACTTCGGCGCCCCGGTCACCGTGGCGGGCGCCAAGGCGTACCAGTACGCCACTGCCACTAACCACCCGTCGTGCCGGCTGGCGTTCCCGGTGAGCTTCGACTTGACGGTCGAGTTCTCCTACGAGCTCACCGGCGGCGACGGCGACGTCTGCCCGATCGTCCGCCAGTACGCGGAGGCAGCCGTCGCGAAGCTCCGGAACCCGGCTGCGATCGCGCCGGCGAGCAGGCCCTACTCCGCTTGGGACGGCTGCACGCTGCTGGCCACGGCGCTGCCGGGCGACGAGGCGAAGAAGTACCGGTACCAGCCGAGCGGCAGCAAGGATCCGCTTGCCGGCTGTGAGACCTACGCGTCCGAGGCGGAGAAGGTCGGCCCGAAGATCGAGTTGTTCTACGACACCCCGGCCGAGCTGACCGGTCAGACGCGGTCGATCGCAGGCAAGACGGTCGGCCTGACCACCCTCGGCGACCATTGCCGCGCCGAATGGGACGCGGGCGCCTCCGGCAATCAGAACAAGTGGTTCTCTGACGTGACCGTGCAGGTGGAGAACAGCAGTTGTGACGCGGCCGCGACGCTCGCCGAACACGTGATGGGCCTCGCGACCGGCAAACCGGGCCAGACCTCCCCGGCGACCGAGCTGCTGTACGGCCCGAATGACAACGACACCGGTGCCCGCGGTGCGTGCGCCGACCTAGGGGTGACCGGTGGAATGCCGGACTGCGAGCCGTACCAGAAAGTCACGCTGGCATCCTCGCCGCAGCAGATCATGACCGACGCGGGGCACAACCGGAACGTGCAGTGCGCGGTGTTCAACGACGCCGTCGTCGCCCTGTACGGCAAGGAATTCGTGCCGGTGACCTGGGGTTCGCACTGCTTCTTCGTGGACCCCAAGCACGATGTGATGATCCAGGTGAACGTGGATCCGGTGAATGTTCCCGGCGACTACGGCCAGGGCTCGCCGGAGAGGCGTGAGACGACCATCGCGGGCAAGGCAGCACTCACCTACACCGACGAAAAGAAGACGCAGTACGACATCTACCTGTCGCCGACGAACGACCTGCGGGCGCGCGGCAACCTGCACTTCCAGGTGAAGGGTGAGGGCGGCCGTGGCAAGGACACACCCGACGCGTACAACATTCTGCCGCAGGACGCCTTCGGCAAGGCGGAGAAGGCGATGACGCAGACGGTCCAGAAGTACTTCCCGTAA
- a CDS encoding sugar phosphate isomerase/epimerase family protein, whose amino-acid sequence MTESASVPVGLSTASVWPLRAGAAFEIAADLGYDGVEVMVWADPISQDVSAVRRWSRRTGMPVLSVHSPSLLITQRIWSPDPEVRLRRSVDAALELGARTVVVHPPFRWQRRYGDAFGDLVDELEDASGIQIAVENMFKVRPPGGSRDARVSAFRPSIDPTDVGFRHYTLDLSHSAAARMDALALADRMGEGLAHLHLADGTGVPKDEHLIPGHGGQPCAELLEKLVRDGFAGQVVLEVNTRSAAGTAGRVRALAEALLFARLHLGQ is encoded by the coding sequence GTGACTGAAAGCGCGTCTGTCCCCGTCGGACTGAGTACCGCGTCGGTGTGGCCGCTGCGCGCTGGCGCGGCGTTCGAGATAGCGGCCGACCTCGGCTATGACGGGGTCGAGGTCATGGTCTGGGCTGATCCGATCAGCCAGGACGTCTCGGCGGTCCGGCGCTGGTCGCGACGGACCGGAATGCCGGTGCTGTCCGTGCATTCGCCGTCGCTGCTGATCACCCAGCGGATCTGGTCGCCGGACCCGGAGGTCCGGCTGCGGCGGTCGGTGGACGCCGCGCTGGAGCTGGGCGCGCGGACGGTGGTCGTTCATCCGCCGTTCCGCTGGCAGCGGCGGTACGGGGACGCGTTCGGCGATCTGGTGGACGAGCTGGAGGACGCCAGCGGGATCCAGATCGCGGTGGAGAACATGTTCAAGGTGCGGCCGCCTGGCGGCTCCCGGGACGCCCGGGTTTCGGCGTTCCGGCCGTCGATCGACCCCACCGACGTGGGGTTCCGGCATTACACGCTGGATCTGTCGCATTCGGCGGCGGCGCGGATGGACGCGCTCGCGTTGGCCGACCGGATGGGAGAGGGGCTGGCGCATCTGCACCTGGCGGACGGGACCGGCGTGCCCAAGGACGAGCATTTGATCCCCGGGCACGGGGGACAGCCTTGTGCGGAGTTGCTGGAGAAGCTGGTGCGGGACGGGTTCGCCGGGCAGGTGGTGCTGGAGGTCAACACGCGGTCGGCGGCCGGAACGGCGGGGCGGGTCCGGGCGCTGGCGGAGGCGCTGTTGTTCGCCCGGTTGCATTTGGGGCAGTGA
- a CDS encoding thioesterase family protein codes for MSAADDTATAFDTAIAVRSLGDGTFTATLRAEWAVGTHPHGGFLVAMLAKTAVAAMHERGDASVEPLAVSTEFLHAPALGPVLLRADVRKVGRRVSVVAVSLEQRGRACVEARVTIGRLPMRRAEWTDLPQMPAEPPASAVQLGAETPEGPFHLSASCDVRLDSASAGILLGRTGDPPRLRMWARPRTGQADAYFALLAGDLNPPVVANLGRNGWAPTVQMTSLLRTRPAPGWLRITVESRSVHEAWFDSDATVVDAQGRLVSQVRQLALAPAPGG; via the coding sequence GTGAGCGCGGCGGACGACACCGCGACCGCCTTCGACACGGCTATCGCCGTCCGGTCGCTGGGGGATGGCACGTTCACTGCCACTCTTCGAGCGGAATGGGCGGTCGGGACGCATCCGCACGGCGGGTTTCTCGTCGCGATGCTGGCCAAGACCGCGGTCGCGGCGATGCACGAGCGTGGCGACGCGAGCGTCGAACCTCTCGCGGTGAGCACCGAGTTCCTGCACGCGCCGGCGTTGGGGCCGGTGTTGCTGCGCGCGGACGTGCGGAAGGTCGGCCGCCGCGTTTCCGTGGTCGCGGTGTCGCTTGAACAGCGGGGGAGGGCGTGCGTCGAGGCTCGCGTCACGATCGGCCGGTTGCCGATGCGGCGGGCCGAGTGGACCGACTTGCCGCAGATGCCCGCTGAGCCGCCGGCCAGTGCGGTGCAGCTCGGTGCGGAGACCCCGGAAGGCCCGTTTCACCTGTCCGCCAGCTGCGATGTCCGGCTGGACTCGGCCAGCGCGGGAATTCTGCTGGGCAGGACGGGTGATCCGCCTCGGCTGCGGATGTGGGCTCGGCCACGCACCGGTCAGGCGGACGCGTACTTCGCGTTGCTGGCGGGTGATCTGAACCCGCCGGTGGTGGCGAACCTCGGCCGCAACGGCTGGGCGCCGACGGTCCAGATGACGTCGCTGCTGCGCACCCGTCCGGCCCCGGGCTGGCTGCGGATCACCGTCGAATCCCGGTCGGTGCACGAGGCGTGGTTCGACTCGGACGCGACCGTGGTCGACGCGCAGGGGCGGCTCGTCTCCCAGGTCCGCCAGCTCGCGCTCGCCCCGGCACCGGGCGGCTGA
- a CDS encoding helix-turn-helix domain-containing protein produces the protein MSPNKKEDLPAVGQVQFLTVAEVATLMRVSKMTVYRLVHSGELPAVRVGKSFRVPEKAVHEYLRGAYFDVG, from the coding sequence ATGTCGCCGAACAAGAAGGAGGATTTGCCCGCGGTTGGGCAGGTCCAGTTTTTGACAGTCGCTGAGGTAGCCACGCTCATGCGGGTCTCCAAGATGACCGTGTACCGCCTCGTGCACTCCGGCGAGCTTCCCGCGGTGAGAGTCGGGAAGTCCTTCCGGGTGCCGGAAAAAGCGGTGCACGAGTACCTGCGGGGCGCCTACTTCGACGTCGGGTAG
- a CDS encoding Ppx/GppA phosphatase family protein, which yields MRLGVLDVGSNTVHLLVVDAHRGAHPTPMHSEKTVLRLAEQLTRSGELSRSGEDGLVRAVESAKAAAARLGCEDVLAFATSAVREAKNSAKVLARVGAETGVDLRVLSGPDESRLTFLAVRRWFGWSAGKLLVLDIGGGSFEVAMGRDEEPELAESLPLGAGRTTRTRFRNDPPTRSEVVATSAWLEDQLAGLAKKVVAQGPPDRVVATSKTFRSLARLTGAAPSAAGPRVRRTLTDTALRQLIAFISRMTAADLAQLEGVGASRSHQLVAGALVAQAAMRALSLTELEICPWALREGVILRRLDHTGGSDEAGAALVGVSANGEDR from the coding sequence GTGCGCCTAGGGGTACTCGACGTCGGTTCCAATACCGTCCATTTGCTCGTGGTCGACGCCCATCGTGGCGCTCACCCGACCCCGATGCACTCCGAGAAAACCGTGCTGCGGCTGGCCGAACAGCTGACCCGGTCCGGCGAGCTCAGCCGGTCCGGCGAGGACGGCCTCGTCCGAGCGGTCGAGTCGGCCAAAGCAGCGGCCGCTCGGCTCGGCTGCGAGGACGTCCTCGCGTTCGCCACGTCCGCTGTGCGCGAGGCGAAGAACTCGGCGAAGGTGCTCGCCCGGGTCGGTGCCGAGACCGGCGTGGACCTGCGAGTGCTCTCCGGACCGGACGAGTCCCGGCTGACCTTCCTCGCGGTGCGCCGCTGGTTTGGCTGGTCGGCCGGAAAGCTGCTGGTGCTGGACATCGGCGGAGGGTCGTTCGAGGTCGCCATGGGCCGCGACGAGGAGCCCGAGCTGGCCGAATCGCTTCCGCTCGGCGCGGGCCGCACCACCCGCACCCGGTTCCGGAACGACCCGCCGACTCGTTCCGAGGTCGTCGCGACCTCCGCGTGGCTTGAGGACCAGCTCGCCGGGCTGGCGAAGAAGGTCGTCGCGCAGGGTCCGCCGGACCGCGTGGTGGCCACTTCCAAGACGTTCCGCTCGCTGGCCCGGCTGACCGGGGCGGCCCCGTCGGCGGCCGGACCCCGCGTGCGCCGTACGCTCACCGACACCGCCCTGCGTCAGCTCATCGCCTTCATTTCGCGGATGACCGCCGCGGACCTGGCGCAGCTCGAAGGCGTCGGCGCGAGCCGGTCGCACCAGCTCGTGGCGGGGGCGCTCGTGGCACAGGCCGCGATGCGGGCACTCTCTCTCACCGAGCTGGAGATCTGCCCTTGGGCGCTGCGAGAGGGCGTCATCCTGCGCCGGCTGGACCACACCGGCGGATCGGACGAAGCTGGGGCCGCGCTCGTCGGCGTTTCGGCGAACGGGGAGGACCGGTGA
- the proC gene encoding pyrroline-5-carboxylate reductase, translated as MSVIAVLGAGKIGEALLSGLLSGGHKPAELLFTERYEERARELETRYPGMTAVTVADAARRADVLVVAVKPQDIEPVLDELAPLLGPSSLVVSLCAGLPTALYERRLAEGVPVVRVMPNTPMLVGEAMSAVSPGKHATPAHVAIVKELLSHVGQVVEVPEKQQDAVTALSGSGPAYFFYLVEAMIDAGILLGLPRALAGQLIIQSAVGAAKMLAEGQDHPVLLREAVTSPAGTTINAIRELEKHGVRAALLDAIEAARDRSEELGRAHEG; from the coding sequence ATGAGTGTCATCGCGGTGCTGGGTGCGGGAAAAATCGGCGAAGCCCTGCTTTCGGGCCTGCTCAGCGGCGGGCATAAGCCGGCCGAGCTGCTCTTCACGGAGCGGTACGAGGAGCGAGCTCGCGAACTGGAAACCCGGTACCCGGGCATGACCGCGGTGACCGTCGCGGACGCTGCCCGGCGGGCTGACGTGCTCGTGGTCGCGGTGAAACCGCAGGACATCGAGCCGGTGCTGGACGAACTGGCACCGCTGCTCGGTCCGTCGTCGCTGGTCGTGTCGCTGTGCGCGGGGCTGCCGACGGCGCTGTACGAACGGCGTCTCGCCGAGGGCGTCCCAGTGGTGCGAGTGATGCCGAACACGCCGATGCTGGTCGGCGAGGCGATGAGCGCGGTGTCGCCGGGCAAGCACGCGACGCCCGCGCACGTCGCGATCGTCAAGGAACTGCTGTCGCATGTCGGCCAGGTCGTGGAGGTGCCGGAGAAGCAGCAGGACGCGGTGACCGCGCTGTCCGGGTCCGGTCCGGCGTACTTCTTCTACCTGGTCGAGGCCATGATCGACGCGGGCATCCTGCTGGGGCTGCCGCGCGCGCTGGCCGGTCAGCTGATCATCCAGTCCGCGGTCGGCGCGGCGAAGATGCTCGCCGAGGGCCAGGACCACCCGGTGCTGCTGCGCGAGGCGGTGACGTCGCCCGCCGGGACGACCATCAACGCTATTCGTGAGCTGGAGAAGCACGGAGTGCGTGCGGCGTTGCTGGACGCGATCGAGGCGGCCCGGGACCGTTCGGAGGAGCTCGGGCGGGCACACGAGGGCTGA
- a CDS encoding 30S ribosomal protein bS22, translated as MGSVIKKRRKRMSKKKHRKLLRRTRVQRRKAGK; from the coding sequence ATGGGTTCCGTAATCAAGAAGCGCCGCAAGCGCATGTCCAAGAAGAAGCACCGCAAGTTGCTCCGCCGCACGCGCGTGCAGCGGCGCAAGGCCGGCAAGTGA
- a CDS encoding DUF5667 domain-containing protein: MGVPGWFSRGRTESDRFDDAVNASPGARPDEFAEELALVGALRELGQAGSPDLATRTRIRTEIESRIGEPLPRRHWRPRMADLVAAGIALFLGLTGLTLLLSRDAVPGDALYQVKRAGEVTSLGLTFGDAAKAERHLEFAANRVADLGRMDEASPAAYQVALTDFSSDLRAGVAGLTELATKSSDHARLAALQSWAQTQSSALQAEEPAIPAEARDGFQRAQSLLSRVQQRTTALGSRLNCYRITTGTTDELGLLPAHGACTQQPVTPPSLPTPDSPAPSVPATGSPLPLHSVSSPNLGTPGTSAPTRLPTSTSVPHPAAPPTVPAPIPAPTAPRIPSQPPPPPVISVPPVLPGLPPIVVG; this comes from the coding sequence GTGGGCGTGCCCGGGTGGTTTTCGCGGGGTCGGACCGAGAGCGATCGGTTCGACGACGCAGTCAACGCGTCTCCCGGCGCTCGTCCGGACGAGTTCGCCGAAGAACTGGCGCTGGTCGGCGCCCTGCGCGAACTGGGCCAAGCAGGCAGTCCCGACCTGGCGACCCGGACCCGGATCCGCACCGAAATCGAAAGCCGCATCGGCGAGCCGCTGCCCCGTCGTCACTGGCGCCCGCGGATGGCCGACCTGGTCGCCGCCGGCATCGCGCTGTTCCTCGGACTGACCGGCCTGACTCTGCTGCTGTCCCGCGACGCCGTCCCCGGCGATGCGCTGTACCAGGTGAAACGAGCCGGCGAGGTGACCTCGCTGGGGCTGACCTTCGGGGACGCCGCCAAGGCCGAACGCCACCTGGAGTTCGCCGCCAACCGCGTCGCCGACCTGGGCCGGATGGACGAGGCCAGTCCCGCCGCGTACCAGGTCGCGCTGACCGATTTCAGCAGCGACCTGCGAGCCGGCGTCGCCGGGCTCACCGAACTGGCGACGAAGAGCAGCGACCACGCCCGGCTGGCGGCCCTGCAGTCCTGGGCGCAAACCCAGTCGAGCGCGCTGCAGGCGGAAGAACCGGCTATCCCGGCCGAAGCCCGCGACGGCTTCCAGCGCGCCCAGTCGCTCCTGTCCCGGGTCCAGCAGCGCACCACCGCTCTCGGCTCCCGGCTGAACTGCTACCGCATCACCACTGGAACCACCGACGAGCTGGGCCTGCTGCCCGCCCACGGCGCCTGCACCCAGCAACCGGTCACGCCGCCCAGCCTGCCGACCCCGGACAGCCCAGCCCCCAGCGTCCCGGCAACCGGCTCGCCGCTGCCGCTGCACTCGGTGTCCTCGCCCAACCTCGGCACCCCCGGCACCTCCGCTCCCACCCGGCTGCCCACCTCGACGAGCGTGCCGCACCCCGCCGCCCCGCCCACCGTCCCCGCACCGATCCCCGCCCCCACCGCGCCGAGGATCCCGTCCCAGCCACCGCCGCCCCCGGTGATCTCGGTACCTCCAGTGCTGCCCGGCCTGCCCCCCATCGTCGTCGGCTAA
- a CDS encoding HAD family hydrolase has protein sequence MEAVCVSAWRGKDKSQELERLATLAGEASAEAAAISAQAQADAQLPPAPPDLTAAAFFDVDNTMMMGASIFYFARGLAARKFFTSSDLAGFVWDQLKFRIGGHENKADIKTHRERALSFVAGRTVEELTTMSEEIYDELMADKIWSGTRALAQMHLDAGQRVWLVTATPIELAAIISRRLGLTGALGTVAETKDGVYTGRLVGDMLHGRAKAHAVRALAAREGLNLKRCTAYSDSQNDVPMLSVVGTAVAVNPDSGLRDVARARGWEIRDFRTGRKAARIGVPSVLGAGALAGAVAAGMAYRRR, from the coding sequence CTGGAGGCGGTGTGCGTGTCAGCTTGGCGTGGCAAAGATAAAAGTCAGGAACTGGAAAGGCTCGCCACCCTGGCCGGCGAGGCGTCCGCCGAAGCGGCCGCGATCTCCGCCCAAGCGCAGGCGGACGCCCAGCTTCCCCCTGCTCCTCCGGACCTCACCGCCGCCGCCTTCTTCGACGTCGACAACACGATGATGATGGGCGCGTCGATCTTCTACTTCGCCCGCGGCCTGGCCGCCCGCAAGTTCTTCACCTCGTCGGATCTGGCCGGTTTCGTCTGGGACCAGCTCAAGTTCCGCATCGGCGGTCACGAGAACAAGGCCGACATCAAGACCCACCGGGAACGCGCTCTGTCCTTTGTGGCTGGTCGCACGGTCGAAGAGCTCACCACGATGAGCGAAGAGATCTACGACGAGCTGATGGCGGACAAGATCTGGTCCGGGACCCGCGCGCTGGCCCAGATGCACCTGGACGCGGGCCAGCGCGTCTGGCTGGTCACCGCGACCCCGATCGAGCTGGCCGCGATCATCTCCCGCCGGCTCGGCCTCACCGGGGCGCTGGGCACCGTCGCGGAAACCAAGGACGGCGTCTACACCGGCCGGCTGGTCGGCGACATGCTGCACGGCCGGGCGAAGGCGCACGCGGTCCGCGCGCTCGCGGCGCGGGAGGGCCTGAACCTCAAGCGCTGCACGGCTTATTCGGATTCGCAGAACGACGTGCCGATGCTTTCGGTGGTCGGCACCGCGGTCGCGGTCAACCCGGACAGCGGCCTGCGCGACGTCGCCCGGGCCCGCGGCTGGGAGATTCGCGATTTCCGGACCGGGCGCAAGGCCGCCCGGATCGGCGTGCCGTCCGTGCTTGGCGCCGGTGCGCTGGCCGGAGCCGTCGCCGCCGGAATGGCCTACCGGCGCCGCTGA
- a CDS encoding lysophospholipid acyltransferase family protein has product MNHARAGSEVHPVNGAEAQVIPLHKPGREKPVEIPQQVETRAEAPVVEFPVPAPQAPEADPLSEPVRNALTFLRHRLTGDYEVDEFGFDAELTEALVLPPLRALYEKWFRVDTFGVENLPKAGGALLVSNHSGTLPLDALMTAVAVHDETGGRHLRGLGADLVFKLPLVGSFARKSGQTLACNADAERLLANGELVGVWPEGFKGVGKPFSARYKLQRFGRGGFVSAAMRAGVPIIPVSVVGAEETYPKIGDLKVLARLFGLPYFPVTPFFPLFGPLGAMPLPTKWTIEFGQLIRTDELGPDAVDDPMLVFTLTDQVRESIQQSLYQRLSQRRSIFRG; this is encoded by the coding sequence ATGAACCACGCGAGGGCCGGAAGTGAGGTGCACCCCGTGAACGGTGCCGAGGCACAGGTCATTCCGCTGCACAAGCCCGGCCGGGAGAAGCCGGTCGAGATCCCGCAGCAGGTGGAAACGCGGGCGGAAGCGCCCGTCGTCGAATTCCCGGTGCCTGCGCCCCAAGCGCCGGAAGCCGATCCGCTGTCGGAGCCGGTGCGCAACGCGCTCACCTTCCTGCGGCACCGGCTCACCGGCGACTACGAGGTGGACGAGTTCGGTTTCGACGCCGAGCTGACCGAGGCGCTCGTCCTGCCGCCGCTGCGCGCGCTGTACGAGAAATGGTTCCGGGTCGACACGTTCGGCGTCGAGAACCTGCCGAAGGCCGGTGGTGCGCTGCTGGTGTCCAACCATTCCGGCACCTTGCCGCTGGACGCGCTGATGACGGCCGTCGCGGTACACGACGAGACCGGCGGCCGGCATCTGCGCGGGCTTGGCGCGGACCTGGTGTTCAAGCTGCCGCTGGTGGGTTCGTTCGCGCGCAAGTCCGGGCAGACGCTGGCCTGCAACGCCGACGCCGAGCGGCTGCTCGCCAACGGTGAGCTGGTCGGCGTGTGGCCGGAGGGCTTCAAGGGCGTCGGCAAGCCGTTCTCCGCGCGGTACAAGCTGCAGCGCTTCGGCCGCGGCGGATTCGTGTCCGCGGCGATGCGCGCGGGCGTGCCGATCATCCCGGTGTCGGTGGTCGGTGCCGAGGAGACGTACCCGAAGATCGGCGATCTGAAGGTGCTGGCCCGGCTGTTCGGCCTGCCCTATTTCCCGGTCACCCCGTTCTTCCCGCTGTTCGGTCCGCTCGGCGCGATGCCGTTGCCGACGAAGTGGACGATCGAGTTCGGCCAGCTGATCCGCACCGACGAGCTGGGTCCGGACGCGGTGGACGACCCGATGCTCGTGTTCACGCTCACCGACCAGGTGCGCGAGTCCATCCAGCAGTCGCTGTACCAGCGGCTTTCCCAGCGGCGGAGCATTTTCCGCGGCTGA
- a CDS encoding NAD-dependent epimerase/dehydratase family protein yields MASNIVLVTGVAGDLGGKLLARLGANPEFERVIGVDTAPPAKSVQQRMGRAEFVRADIRNPLIAKVISSAEVDTVVHTSCTAHPAGPSRRAAVKEVNVIGTMRLLAACQRAPKVRKLVVKSSAAVYGAGARSQAVFTEESELIPPAPSGYAKDAVEMEGYVRGLARRRPDLTITLARFANIIGPEVDTVLARYFSLPVVPTVFGYDARLQLLHASDALSVLELATLEDKPGVFNVASEGVITLSQAIRRAGRVGLPMPRGVVPSVGKLLRGARLVDFSADQVRLLNYGRAIDITKLKKEFGYTPRWTTREAFDDYVAGRGLRPVLDGTALAGLAGKVLEAAATGQARR; encoded by the coding sequence ATGGCTTCGAACATCGTGCTCGTCACCGGGGTCGCCGGCGACCTTGGCGGGAAGCTTCTCGCCCGGCTCGGCGCCAACCCGGAGTTCGAGCGGGTGATCGGCGTCGACACCGCGCCGCCGGCCAAGTCCGTGCAGCAGCGGATGGGCCGGGCCGAGTTCGTCCGCGCGGACATCCGCAACCCGCTGATCGCGAAGGTGATCAGCAGCGCTGAGGTGGACACCGTCGTGCACACCTCGTGCACCGCGCATCCGGCCGGGCCGAGCCGGCGCGCGGCGGTCAAGGAAGTCAACGTCATCGGCACCATGCGGCTGCTCGCGGCGTGCCAGCGGGCACCGAAGGTGCGCAAACTGGTCGTCAAGTCCAGTGCCGCCGTGTACGGCGCGGGCGCGCGTTCGCAGGCGGTCTTCACCGAGGAGTCCGAGCTGATCCCGCCCGCTCCCAGCGGGTACGCGAAGGACGCGGTGGAGATGGAGGGTTACGTACGCGGATTGGCCCGTCGCCGCCCGGACCTGACCATCACGCTCGCCCGGTTCGCGAACATCATCGGCCCCGAGGTCGACACCGTGCTGGCGCGCTACTTCTCGCTGCCGGTCGTACCCACCGTCTTCGGTTACGACGCCCGTCTGCAGCTGCTGCACGCCTCAGACGCGCTCTCGGTGCTCGAACTGGCGACGCTGGAGGACAAGCCGGGAGTGTTCAACGTGGCGTCCGAGGGCGTGATCACGTTGTCGCAGGCGATCCGCCGGGCGGGCCGGGTCGGGTTGCCGATGCCGCGCGGCGTGGTGCCGTCGGTCGGGAAGCTGCTGCGCGGCGCGCGGCTGGTCGATTTCTCCGCCGATCAGGTGCGGCTGCTGAACTACGGCCGCGCGATCGACATCACGAAGCTCAAGAAGGAATTCGGGTACACGCCGCGCTGGACCACCCGCGAGGCGTTCGACGACTACGTGGCCGGCCGCGGCCTGCGTCCGGTGCTCGACGGCACCGCGCTCGCCGGTCTGGCCGGCAAGGTGCTTGAGGCCGCCGCCACCGGGCAGGCGCGCCGATGA